Proteins from one Rosa chinensis cultivar Old Blush chromosome 7, RchiOBHm-V2, whole genome shotgun sequence genomic window:
- the LOC112179368 gene encoding auxin-induced protein 15A produces the protein MGFRLPGIVSPKRSLTRSSSNANKTASKTLDIPKGFFAVYVGESQKKRFVIPISYLNQPSFMDLLSQAEEEFGYDHPMGGITIPCSEDTFLDLTSSLSV, from the coding sequence ATGGGTTTCCGGCTGCCTGGAATTGTTAGCCCCAAGAGAAGTCTTACCCGATCTTCATCTAATGCAAACAAGACTGCTTCAAAGACCTTAGATATCCCAAAAGGCTTTTTTGCAGTCTATGTCGGAGAGAGCCAGAAGAAGCGATTTGTGATTCCAATATCATACTTGAACCAACCTTCATTCATGGATTTGCTGAGTCAAGCTGAAGAAGAATTTGGATACGATCATCCCATGGGCGGTATCACAATCCCTTGCAGTGAAGACACCTTCCTTGATCTCACTTCCAGCTTGAGTGTGTGA